The Castanea sativa cultivar Marrone di Chiusa Pesio chromosome 11, ASM4071231v1 genome contains a region encoding:
- the LOC142615954 gene encoding uncharacterized protein LOC142615954, translating to MVFKDYTFFCYVFLATAVILFNGHTHGAGLCDNSPNKQVCYSIVYTRTDPRDASVAACHKLISETKVATVVARRQNKSLELDICINYFYGAINYVKHALSGLEAGDYRTLKAYINATQVNYDSCDYLFQNYGKTNPIAKSTKHLKDIANVGAYLATLIK from the coding sequence ATGGTTTTCAAGGACTACACCTTTTTCTGTTATGTCTTTTTAGCGACAGCCGTCATCCTCTTCAATGGCCACACTCATGGCGCTGGCCTATGTGACAATTCTCCTAATAAGCAAGTCTGTTATTCAATTGTTTATACTCGGACTGACCCTCGTGATGCCTCGGTTGCAGCCTGTCATAAATTGATTTCCGAGACCAAAGTTGCAACGGTGGTGGCTCGAAGGCAAAATAAGTCCCTCGAACTTGATATatgcataaactatttttacGGTGCCATTAACTACGTCAAACACGCCTTGAGTGGCCTCGAGGCCGGTGACTACCGTACCTTGAAAGCCTACATCAATGCCACCCAGGTAAACTACGATAGTTGCGATTATTTGTTCCAGAATTATGGCAAGACCAATCCCATTGCCAAATCTACTAAGCATTTAAAGGACATTGCTAACGTCGGTGCGTATCTAGCAActttaataaaatga